In Brachypodium distachyon strain Bd21 chromosome 2, Brachypodium_distachyon_v3.0, whole genome shotgun sequence, one genomic interval encodes:
- the LOC100835399 gene encoding protein indeterminate-domain 7, giving the protein MFHHHLQQQQQQQLRRDQAESADQDSSMSNLTTSASAGANPPPPSSGSNKRKRSLPGNPDPESEVVALSPATLMATNRFLCEICGKGFQRDQNLQLHRRGHNLPWKLKQRGSKELVRKKVYICPEASCVHHDPSRALGDLTGIKKHFFRKHGEKKWKCDKCSKKYAVQSDWKAHSKICGTREYKCDCGTVFSRRDSFITHRAFCDALTEESAKAIGGLPVSMAQHHQHAMLFSPPPPQHHHIMHQDNLAAFQEHHHAMQQQQVQQQHCNYAVKPEMQPWPTAAMPPYDDGDVHHHHALLQQPPLCNVVANATPQSSAAPTPQAHQQQQQQMLPAPAAGAHLSATALLQKAAQMGATIGGSAHYGTQMAGAATSSAAANGNGNGAFGLGLSCLNNGNNQQQQQQMMGLAARTAGGRGSEVDGEGMTRDFLGLRAFSHRDILGLAGFDSTCMAAAVNNNNSSSSSAMAPACYEQPQQHGLGQSTQPQQQQSSDEPWHGMSSHS; this is encoded by the exons ATGTTTCATCACCatcttcagcagcagcagcaacagcagctgAGAAGAGATCAGGCAGAATCGGCAGATCAGGACAGCAGCATGTCCAACCTCACAACCTCCGCTTCTGCCGGCGCCAacccccctcctccttcctcgggCTCCAACAAGCGCAAGCGAAGCctccccgggaaccccg ACCCGGAGTCGGAGGTGGTGGCGCTTTCGCCGGCGACGCTGATGGCGACGAACCGTTTCCTGTGCGAGATCTGCGGGAAAGGGTTCCAGCGGGACCAGAACCTGCAGCTGCACCGGCGGGGACACAACCTGCCGTGGAAGCTGAAGCAGCGCGGCAGCAAGGAGCTGGTGAGGAAGAAGGTGTACATCTGCCCCGAGGCGTCGTGCGTGCACCACGACCCTTCCCGGGCACTGGGCGATTTGACGGGGATCAAGAAGCACTTCTTCCGCAAGCACGGCGAGAAGAAGTGGAAGTGCGACAAGTGCTCCAAGAAGTACGCCGTGCAGTCCGACTGGAAGGCGCACTCCAAGATCTGCGGCACCCGCGAGTACAAGTGCGACTGCGGCACCGTATTCTCCAG GCGGGACAGCTTCATCACGCACCGGGCCTTCTGCGACGCGCTGACCGAGGAGAGCGCCAAGGCCATCGGCGGCCTGCCCGTCTCCATGGCCCAGCACCACCAACACGCCATGCTCTTctccccgcccccgccgcagcACCACCACATCATGCACCAGGATAATCTCGCCGCCTTCCAGGAGCACCACCACGCCATGCAACAGCAGCAggtccagcagcagcattgcAACTACGCCGTGAAGCCGGAGATGCAGCCCTGGCCGACGGCCGCGATGCCCCcctacgacgacggcgacgtccATCACCACCAcgcgctgctgcagcagccgccgctctGCAATGTCGTCGCCAATGCCACCCCGcagagctccgccgccccaACGCCGCAAGCGcatcagcagcaacagcagcagatgctgcccgcgccggcagccggcgcGCACCTGTCGGCCACGGCGCTGCTGCAGAAGGCGGCGCAGATGGGGGCGACCATCGGCGGCAGCGCGCACTACGGCACCCAGATGGCGGGCGCGGCCACGTCCAGCGCGGCCGCGaacggcaacggcaacggcgCGTTCGGGCTCGGGCTGTCGTGCCTCAACAACGgcaacaaccagcagcagcagcagcagatgatgGGCCTCGCGGCCAggaccgccggcggccggggcagCGAGGTGGACGGCGAGGGCATGACCAGGGACTTCCTGGGGCTGCGCGCCTTCTCGCACCGCGACAtcctcggcctcgccggcTTCGACTCGACCtgcatggccgccgccgtcaacaacaacaacagcagcagcagcagcgccatgGCGCCGGCCTGCTACGAGCAGCCGCAGCAACATGGGCTTGGACAGTCGACGcagccacagcagcagcaaagcaGCGACGAGCCCTGGCATGGCATGAGCAGCCATAGCTAG